A window from Verrucomicrobiota bacterium encodes these proteins:
- a CDS encoding lipid-A-disaccharide synthase N-terminal domain-containing protein encodes MNEVLFDFHLFNFHVSVTAWKLIGYTGVFMFGGRWVVQVIASKIAKKPVMPRLFWLMSIVGSSMLLAYFIFGKNDSVGVMSNLFPMCVALYNLYLDITHKKTMQAPVAVEESPELVESKS; translated from the coding sequence ATGAACGAAGTTCTATTTGATTTTCACTTATTTAATTTTCATGTCTCAGTTACAGCATGGAAGCTCATAGGTTACACAGGGGTATTTATGTTTGGAGGTCGTTGGGTCGTTCAAGTGATTGCTTCAAAAATAGCGAAGAAACCAGTGATGCCGAGGCTTTTTTGGCTTATGAGCATTGTCGGTAGTAGTATGTTGCTGGCTTATTTCATTTTTGGTAAAAATGATTCTGTAGGTGTCATGAGCAATCTTTTTCCCATGTGTGTTGCTTTATACAACCTCTATCTTGATATCACTCACAAGAAGACGATGCAGGCTCCTGTAGCAGTTGAGGAATCTCCAGAGCTGGTCGAGAGTAAGAGCTAG
- a CDS encoding glycosyltransferase family 2 protein, with the protein MRVSIVIPFYNEEESVEEVLREVCGVMPDAEVLAVDDGSDDSTAEKISNHAKSSNVRYLGMAKNCGQSAALYLGLHHASGDVCVMMDGDGQNDPADIPALLERSREMNIVCGYRKTRQDNWQKKVASRIANNIRSSFLQDGVRDTGCTLKVIRKEHVKQLVPFNALHRFLPALLKNAGVEVIEVPVNHRPRKRGISKYTVAGRAWKGIYDLIGVSWLLTRQVTWSINPYSTEV; encoded by the coding sequence GTGAGAGTTTCAATAGTCATCCCATTTTATAATGAAGAAGAGAGTGTTGAAGAAGTGCTTCGGGAAGTATGTGGAGTTATGCCTGATGCTGAGGTGTTAGCTGTAGATGATGGCAGTGACGATTCAACAGCAGAAAAAATTAGCAACCATGCTAAATCCTCCAATGTTAGATATCTGGGTATGGCAAAGAACTGTGGCCAAAGTGCCGCCTTGTATCTAGGGCTTCATCACGCATCGGGCGATGTTTGTGTAATGATGGATGGGGATGGCCAGAATGATCCCGCTGATATTCCTGCGCTTCTAGAAAGATCTCGTGAAATGAATATTGTCTGTGGATATCGCAAGACCCGCCAAGATAACTGGCAAAAGAAAGTAGCATCTCGTATCGCCAATAATATACGTTCTTCTTTTTTACAGGATGGCGTGAGAGACACGGGCTGCACTCTAAAAGTGATACGTAAAGAGCATGTCAAGCAGCTCGTTCCTTTCAACGCTTTGCACCGTTTTCTACCTGCGCTTTTAAAAAATGCAGGTGTAGAGGTTATAGAGGTACCAGTGAACCATCGCCCGCGCAAGCGAGGTATATCTAAATATACGGTAGCTGGACGAGCCTGGAAGGGTATCTATGATTTGATAGGGGTTTCATGGTTATTGACAAGGCAGGTGACTTGGTCCATAAATCCTTATTCAACAGAGGTTTAG
- the glmS gene encoding glutamine--fructose-6-phosphate transaminase (isomerizing): MCGIVAYIGERDAQPILLDALGRLEYRGYDSSGIATINGAGLQVKKKSGRIKDLLELVERKPSTGTIGISHTRWATHGEANDANAHPHVDQSGKIALVHNGVIDNYQTIKRLLREKGHTFCTKTDSEVLAHLVGYYYEKGHEPDYRERLESALRQALNEIQGTYGIALIHEDIPDFILGARRGSPLVLGIGNGEQFLASDTLALGAYTKKVVYLQDFQIATLTKDEFHVKPLFSNKTMKLKIQKLDYEPGSAELGDFPHFMLKEIFEQPTAIKNAFRGRISIEEASAKLGGLNLTPEQLREIDRIFAVACGTALHAAMVGENIIENLANIPMEWDYASEFRYRNCPLERNTLFFAISQSGETIDTLGGLREAKRKGFRCLGICNNVGSTIARESDGGVYMHAGPEIGVAATKSFVSQVTIFSLIGLLLGRMRYLSASAGQKIIHALEELPNQIETILGQSAKIRKVAEKYANSKSMLFMGRQANYPIALEGALKMKEITYIHAEGYPSSELKHGVIALVEPNVPSIVITPRDTLYEKNVNSIEEIKARNGSVIALTNEGDPDIENLCDDVLYVPKTLETFQPILNVVPLQLLSYHTAVILGRDVDKPRNLAKSVTVE, from the coding sequence TGCTTTAGGTAGATTAGAGTATCGCGGATACGACTCCTCAGGTATTGCAACTATTAATGGGGCAGGCCTTCAAGTTAAGAAAAAATCCGGCAGGATCAAGGATCTCTTGGAACTTGTCGAAAGAAAACCTTCTACGGGCACAATTGGCATCAGTCATACACGTTGGGCAACTCATGGTGAAGCCAATGATGCCAATGCACACCCACATGTTGATCAATCAGGCAAAATTGCACTCGTCCACAATGGAGTAATCGATAATTACCAAACCATTAAGCGACTGCTGAGAGAGAAAGGACATACTTTTTGCACTAAAACAGATTCAGAAGTCTTGGCTCACCTTGTTGGTTACTATTATGAGAAAGGTCATGAGCCTGATTATAGGGAACGGCTTGAGTCGGCTTTGAGGCAAGCCCTCAACGAAATCCAAGGAACCTACGGTATTGCCCTGATTCATGAGGATATTCCAGATTTCATATTGGGAGCTAGACGCGGTAGCCCTCTGGTTCTTGGCATAGGCAATGGTGAACAGTTTTTGGCTAGCGACACACTCGCCCTGGGAGCCTACACCAAAAAGGTCGTCTATCTCCAAGATTTCCAAATTGCTACACTGACCAAAGATGAGTTTCATGTGAAACCACTCTTCAGCAATAAAACCATGAAGCTGAAAATTCAGAAATTGGACTACGAACCTGGTAGTGCTGAACTCGGTGATTTTCCTCACTTCATGCTAAAGGAAATATTTGAGCAACCCACTGCCATAAAAAATGCTTTCCGTGGAAGAATTAGCATCGAAGAAGCCTCCGCAAAACTAGGTGGCCTTAACCTAACGCCTGAGCAATTGCGTGAGATTGATCGAATCTTTGCTGTAGCCTGTGGTACAGCCCTTCATGCGGCCATGGTGGGTGAAAATATCATTGAAAACCTTGCCAACATTCCTATGGAATGGGACTATGCCAGTGAATTTCGCTACCGCAACTGCCCACTAGAGCGCAACACCTTGTTCTTTGCCATCAGTCAATCCGGAGAAACCATCGATACTCTGGGTGGGCTCCGTGAAGCCAAACGTAAAGGGTTTCGTTGCCTAGGTATTTGTAATAACGTTGGTAGCACCATTGCGCGAGAAAGCGATGGAGGCGTTTATATGCATGCCGGCCCGGAGATTGGAGTTGCGGCTACAAAATCGTTTGTTTCTCAGGTCACCATATTTTCTCTCATTGGGCTTCTACTAGGCCGCATGCGCTACCTATCAGCGTCGGCGGGTCAGAAAATAATCCATGCCTTAGAAGAACTCCCTAACCAAATTGAAACGATTCTTGGTCAATCAGCAAAAATCCGAAAAGTTGCCGAAAAATATGCCAATTCAAAGAGTATGCTATTCATGGGCCGCCAAGCTAATTACCCTATTGCATTAGAGGGTGCTCTAAAAATGAAAGAGATTACCTACATTCATGCTGAAGGTTATCCCTCTTCAGAACTTAAGCATGGTGTTATTGCTCTAGTTGAGCCAAATGTTCCTTCCATCGTCATTACCCCACGCGACACACTCTATGAAAAAAATGTAAATAGCATTGAAGAGATCAAAGCGCGAAACGGTTCCGTGATTGCCTTGACCAATGAAGGCGACCCAGATATTGAGAACTTATGCGATGACGTATTGTATGTTCCTAAAACACTTGAGACTTTTCAACCTATTCTTAATGTTGTCCCTCTACAATTACTGTCCTACCACACGGCTGTGATTCTTGGACGAGATGTTGATAAGCCTAGAAACTTAGCTAAGTCTGTCACAGTCGAATAA
- a CDS encoding phosphatase PAP2 family protein, which translates to MSSEFLFIMSGLDKIYEWDLILLRLINVEWTSDWLNVIMLLVSDFGLFKWPLVVGGIGLLIWGKFKGRLFVFSLLWALLIGDAGINSNIKKTINRPRPHESVENINHVRREGWQLVVEPSKPRRVEKGRSMTSGHACNNVAIALLVTLIYGGWFRLIWLWAALVSYSRIYLGNHFPSDIIVSYFVAGFYTIGICYVAQFLWNKMGKWKWPQLYNKHQQLYKWRNLLVRS; encoded by the coding sequence ATGTCGTCAGAGTTTTTGTTTATTATGTCAGGATTGGATAAGATCTATGAGTGGGATTTGATATTATTAAGGCTCATCAATGTAGAATGGACGAGTGATTGGCTAAATGTGATCATGTTACTTGTGTCTGACTTTGGTCTTTTCAAGTGGCCTTTGGTAGTAGGGGGTATTGGGCTCCTGATCTGGGGCAAATTTAAGGGGCGATTGTTTGTCTTTAGTCTCCTTTGGGCCCTTCTCATAGGAGACGCTGGCATTAATTCGAATATTAAGAAGACCATCAATAGGCCTAGACCGCATGAAAGTGTAGAAAATATAAACCATGTAAGACGTGAAGGATGGCAGTTGGTTGTAGAGCCTTCTAAACCACGACGTGTTGAAAAAGGACGTTCGATGACTTCTGGACACGCTTGCAATAATGTAGCAATAGCGCTGTTAGTAACTTTAATTTATGGCGGATGGTTTAGGTTGATTTGGCTATGGGCGGCGTTGGTCAGTTATTCACGTATCTATCTTGGCAACCATTTTCCCTCAGACATAATCGTTTCTTACTTTGTTGCAGGGTTCTATACAATTGGAATTTGTTATGTTGCGCAATTTCTTTGGAATAAAATGGGTAAATGGAAGTGGCCGCAGCTATATAATAAACATCAGCAGTTATATAAGTGGAGAAATCTGCTTGTTAGAAGCTAG
- the mtnP gene encoding S-methyl-5'-thioadenosine phosphorylase: MKKNQTCAIGIIGGTGLYQIPEFAEGEKITMDTPFGSPSDTITVAEINQRRVAFIPRHGAHHNLLPSEIPFRSNIYALKKLGARWIISASAVGSLKEKLKPSHFVIPLQFFDRTKNREEHTFFGSGIVAHVAFGQPICEKLATILYQSATTMGAEAHWGGTYVNMEGPAFSTLAESNFHRQLDFDVIGMTNLAEAKLAREAEISYATLAMVTDYDCWHPEEESVTVDSVATILKKNAALGSQTILHAISQIPLDSETASHHALAQAILTPKEYWAKETAEDLKPILEKYL, from the coding sequence ATGAAGAAAAACCAAACCTGCGCAATTGGAATCATTGGTGGAACTGGTCTTTACCAGATCCCTGAATTTGCTGAAGGAGAAAAAATCACCATGGATACTCCTTTTGGAAGTCCATCCGATACCATCACTGTTGCAGAAATCAATCAAAGACGTGTCGCTTTTATTCCCCGTCATGGTGCCCACCATAATCTACTTCCTTCTGAAATTCCTTTTCGATCCAATATATATGCACTTAAAAAATTAGGTGCTAGATGGATTATCAGTGCCAGCGCAGTAGGGTCACTAAAAGAAAAACTCAAACCCAGTCATTTTGTCATACCTCTACAGTTCTTTGATCGCACTAAAAATAGAGAAGAACATACTTTCTTTGGAAGTGGCATTGTGGCTCATGTAGCCTTTGGACAACCCATCTGCGAAAAGCTAGCTACTATCCTCTACCAATCAGCTACGACTATGGGAGCTGAAGCCCACTGGGGGGGAACTTATGTCAATATGGAGGGACCTGCTTTCTCAACCTTGGCGGAAAGCAATTTTCATCGCCAACTTGATTTTGATGTCATCGGTATGACTAACTTAGCTGAGGCAAAACTCGCTCGTGAGGCTGAAATAAGTTATGCCACGCTCGCTATGGTAACTGACTATGACTGCTGGCACCCAGAAGAAGAATCCGTAACGGTCGACTCCGTTGCAACCATCCTTAAAAAGAATGCCGCCTTGGGAAGCCAGACCATCTTACATGCTATCAGTCAAATCCCTCTTGATAGTGAAACCGCATCACACCATGCTCTTGCTCAAGCCATTCTCACACCCAAAGAATACTGGGCTAAAGAAACCGCCGAAGATCTCAAGCCCATCTTAGAAAAGTATCTCTAG
- a CDS encoding glycosyltransferase family 39 protein, translating into MAKGKQSFSYFQWSLVIIVALTLFRLWFVNRMELVGDEAYYWLWSKHLDWSYFSKGPGVAYTIAAGTELFGDTVLGVRFFAVILSACTAVCLFWLGSQLFSPKIGFWCVITAAVIPLFSLGSILMTIDPLSVFFWVLAANAFWRAKERNHWSCFFWWLLTGLSIGLGMLCKYTNVAQLACFFLFCLWDRKGRHCFLTIGFWLMLVVIVACLYPVYRWNEANEWITLEHLIHRGGLDESFEYNVGEVLAFWVMQAVVISPFIWLAMLAAVFLTKGSNDHEKTSIRYAITLFLPLLLFYSVLSLKEAGEANWAVPSYIGGILLVVVCAMKLSEKWKGVRYVTGLVLGIALVGSLLLHDVPGASEIKPIRRLLNRAKGSEDLAEQVNLLQREYGASFLIANKYSYASLLSFYAKNNPRVYLPSHEGIMNQYSFWSGYEDGFWRETALFVSDSDDIPVQLTREFSEVMLVKESYTYHEANEIRKFYFFVCEEFGGREDTVELLEVGEQEVIQGDTD; encoded by the coding sequence ATGGCAAAAGGCAAACAGTCATTTTCGTATTTCCAGTGGAGTTTGGTCATCATTGTGGCTTTGACCCTCTTTCGTTTGTGGTTTGTAAACCGCATGGAGTTGGTAGGTGATGAGGCTTATTATTGGCTGTGGTCTAAGCACTTAGACTGGAGTTATTTTAGTAAAGGGCCCGGAGTCGCTTATACCATTGCTGCGGGGACAGAATTATTTGGCGATACCGTGCTTGGGGTGCGATTTTTCGCAGTGATCTTGAGTGCCTGTACTGCCGTGTGTTTATTTTGGTTAGGCTCTCAATTGTTTTCTCCCAAAATTGGCTTTTGGTGTGTGATCACCGCAGCGGTTATTCCGCTTTTTTCGCTGGGTAGCATCCTGATGACTATTGACCCATTGAGTGTTTTTTTCTGGGTCTTGGCAGCGAATGCTTTCTGGAGAGCAAAAGAGAGGAATCATTGGAGCTGTTTCTTTTGGTGGCTTTTAACTGGCTTATCGATTGGATTAGGAATGCTCTGTAAGTATACGAATGTTGCACAGTTGGCTTGTTTTTTTCTCTTCTGTCTTTGGGATAGGAAAGGTCGCCACTGCTTTCTTACCATAGGTTTTTGGTTGATGCTTGTGGTGATTGTCGCGTGTTTATACCCAGTCTATAGATGGAATGAGGCAAATGAATGGATTACACTAGAGCATTTGATTCACAGAGGAGGGTTGGATGAATCTTTTGAATATAATGTAGGAGAGGTTCTGGCATTTTGGGTGATGCAAGCCGTGGTGATATCACCTTTTATTTGGCTGGCAATGTTGGCAGCGGTTTTTCTTACCAAAGGCAGTAATGATCATGAAAAAACCAGTATCAGGTATGCAATCACTCTATTTCTACCTCTGCTGCTCTTTTACTCAGTATTAAGTTTAAAAGAAGCGGGCGAAGCGAATTGGGCAGTTCCAAGTTACATAGGCGGTATCCTGCTCGTTGTCGTATGTGCTATGAAACTCAGTGAGAAATGGAAAGGTGTAAGGTATGTTACCGGGCTAGTATTGGGGATAGCTTTAGTAGGGTCTCTTTTACTGCATGATGTGCCAGGAGCTAGCGAGATTAAGCCGATCAGACGGTTGTTAAATCGAGCCAAAGGAAGTGAGGATTTGGCTGAGCAAGTCAATTTATTACAAAGAGAGTATGGTGCTAGTTTTCTTATTGCCAATAAATATAGCTATGCCAGCCTCCTTAGTTTTTATGCAAAGAACAATCCAAGAGTTTATCTTCCCAGTCATGAAGGTATTATGAACCAGTATTCTTTTTGGTCGGGGTACGAGGATGGCTTCTGGCGTGAAACAGCACTATTTGTATCAGATTCAGATGATATACCAGTGCAATTAACACGTGAGTTTTCCGAAGTGATGCTTGTAAAAGAAAGCTACACGTATCATGAAGCAAATGAGATACGTAAGTTTTATTTCTTTGTCTGCGAGGAGTTTGGTGGTCGCGAAGATACGGTGGAATTATTAGAGGTTGGAGAGCAAGAGGTTATACAAGGAGATACAGATTAG
- a CDS encoding outer membrane lipoprotein-sorting protein, producing MGKSLSHKEKRVDQDISKDDISKRLYASWSQDLSQIFKSLWYHVSLNISILTLIPYLAMNVNQTTAASIDSSKPVPSPEIVQAKVWNVMQFQDFKMEGVLKVLNKDKVGKSKSVRHPVILRVKDRTMVYEFQENPLHIRVDFTSTGSNVMTRKKKEDPWKILLGTERTKQILNTDASFEDLGIDFIRWENARGLGYTKHLNLFDSWAYEASPSIPSQYAKAQYWISSEFFAVLRVFAFNSKGQMIKKVEVQDVMQVGDAFLPKEIKIASVIPGRNLSRSMTLIQIKDATTGSGL from the coding sequence ATGGGTAAAAGCTTGAGCCACAAAGAAAAGAGAGTCGACCAAGATATATCCAAAGATGATATTTCTAAAAGGCTCTATGCTTCTTGGAGCCAAGATCTTTCGCAGATCTTTAAGTCTTTATGGTATCATGTGAGCTTGAATATCTCTATCCTTACTCTCATTCCCTATCTCGCAATGAATGTCAATCAAACGACTGCCGCAAGCATTGACAGCTCTAAACCCGTCCCCAGCCCCGAGATTGTTCAAGCCAAGGTCTGGAATGTCATGCAATTCCAAGATTTTAAAATGGAAGGTGTCCTTAAAGTTCTCAACAAAGACAAAGTAGGAAAATCCAAATCCGTTCGTCATCCAGTCATACTACGGGTAAAAGACCGCACCATGGTCTATGAATTTCAAGAAAACCCCCTTCATATACGAGTCGATTTCACCTCAACTGGAAGTAATGTCATGACTCGTAAAAAGAAAGAAGACCCTTGGAAGATTCTATTAGGCACTGAACGAACCAAACAAATCCTCAATACGGATGCTAGCTTTGAAGATCTGGGTATTGATTTTATACGTTGGGAGAATGCTCGAGGACTCGGTTATACCAAGCACCTCAATCTATTTGACTCCTGGGCTTATGAAGCAAGCCCTTCTATCCCTAGCCAATACGCTAAGGCACAATACTGGATCAGCTCAGAATTTTTTGCGGTTTTAAGAGTCTTTGCTTTCAATAGCAAAGGACAAATGATCAAGAAAGTGGAAGTTCAAGATGTTATGCAAGTTGGCGATGCGTTTCTTCCTAAAGAGATCAAAATCGCCTCTGTTATTCCAGGAAGAAACCTCTCTAGAAGCATGACTCTTATTCAAATCAAAGATGCTACAACAGGTTC